From one Lotus japonicus ecotype B-129 chromosome 3, LjGifu_v1.2 genomic stretch:
- the LOC130744413 gene encoding uncharacterized protein LOC130744413, whose protein sequence is MGGYTSLLMAWVFEHFPDRLVRRYANPAYTEDQPRARRWTESRSGHARLDERRVLLDELTADDVTWTPYEAHREWRQRDERALFSGYIRCPYPPAVRPHLPERVMRQFGYIQTIPRHPSEMDRSPAAEAVDAAFAGYVQYLFPEGDPAIEEGQAVGGYMDWYARVSHCFIIPDERRIDLSAVAALRRALEVLELSLEVDDALLPGTQARALTERALRILQDLAGTQGIAYAAGRGGLGAGGRVGGRAGGRAGGREGGRAAGGREGGRAGARGGRRGSMRSTFFYDDEMLLLKQDNDVSEGMLLQQQDNVQPISVDTTHLWSTDQIFETVDDLKQWAKNVGKDNGYAIVTGRSDYSRKGGNMYIVLRCSKHGVYIPYKDPKSFKYNSTGSQKCDCPFKLKGRPTEGDKNWWLKVLEGVHNHEPARSLVGHSYAGRLTEEEKVQVDSMNNNWVPPRHMLATLKEINPSNLSTITQVYNRIKKVK, encoded by the exons ATGGGCGGTTACACATCCCTGTTGATGGCCTGGGTCTTTGAGCACTTTCCAGACAGGCTCGTTCGCCGGTATGCGAACCCGGCTTACACAGAGGACCAGCCCAGAGCTCGTAGGTGGACAGAGTCACGGTCGGGGCATGCTAGGCTTGACGAGAGGCGAGTACTACTTGATGAGTTGACGGCCGACGACGTCACTTGGACTCCATATGAGGCCCACAGGGAATGGCGACAGCGGGATGAAAGGGCTTTGTTCTCAGGCTACATTCGGTGTCCCTATCCCCCTGCTGTGCGACCTCATCTTCCGGAGCGGGTCATGCGACAGTTTGGGTATATACAGACGATCCCGCGCCACCCTAGTGAGATGGATAGATCTCCCGCAGCTGAGGCTGTTGATGCGGCATTCGCAGGTTATGTGCAGTACTTGTTCCCTGAGGGCGACCCTGCTATAGAGGAGGGACAGGCTGTGGGCGGTTACATGGATTGGTACGCTAGAGTGTCTCATTGTTTCATCATACCGGATGAGAGGAGGATTGATCTCAGTGCCGtg GCTGCTTTGCGTAGGGCTTTAGAAGTCCTTGAGTTGTCACTTGAGGTGGATGATGCTTTGCTGCCAGGCACACAGGCCCGCGCTTTAACGGAGAGAGCACTTCGCATCCTCCAGGACTTGGCTGGGACACAGGGCATTGCTTACGCTGCTGGGAGAGGAGGTCTGGGAGCAGGTGGCCGAGTAGGTGGCCGAGCAGGTGGCCGAGCAGGTGGCCGGGAGGGCGGCAGGGCAGCAGGTGGCCGGGAGGGCGGCAGGGCAGGAGCCAGGGGAGGTCGTAGGG GCAGTATGAGGAGCACATTTTTCTATGATGATGAAATGCTGCTTCTAAAACAAGATAATGATGTCAGTGAAGGAATGTTGCTTCAACAACAAGATAATGTTCAGCCTATAAGTGTGGATACCACTCATTTATGGTCGACCGATCAG ATATTTGAAACTGTTGATGACCTTAAACAATGGGCTAAGAATGTTGGGAAGGACAATGGATATGCGATTGTGACTGGAAGGTCTGATTATTCCAGAAAAGGTGGAAATATGTATATTGTTCTGCGGTGCTCGAAGCATGGTGTGTACATCCCGTACAAGGACCCTAAGTCCTTCAAGTACAACTCCACCGGATCACAAAAATGTGATTGTCCTTTTAAACTTAAAGGACGACCTACGGAGGGTGATAAAAATTGGTGGCTGAAAGTGTTGGAAGGggtacacaaccatgaaccagctagatCTTTGGTTGGTCATTCCTATGCTGGTCGACtaacagaagaagagaaggttcAAGTCGACAGCATGAATAACAATTGGGTCCCACCGAGACACATGTTGGCCACTTTGAAGGAAATTAATCCGAGTAACTTGTCTACCATCACTCAAGTGTATAATCGCATCAAAAAAGTTAAATAA
- the LOC130744414 gene encoding protein MAINTENANCE OF MERISTEMS-like, which produces MPPLQRDPPFPGGPVELSLLQHYPDHIAPWTWHTLLGTTDPRYSERGDLRLATAGTKLRLMTCEGDNYREVRLIVERSGLYPLVRCSYVETDPGLISALVERWHEETSSFHMPFGEMTVTLDDVSALLHIPVGGRFYTPGVASRYDVAETCALLLGGDADLYMAEFDRLRGPTMRFSFLRDLYPKAVAEGRYEHAARMYLMHLVGATLFADKSGGHSFSARWIGMLQDLERVSEFAWGAMALATLYDQLGQSSRSRVK; this is translated from the exons ATGCCGCCGCTCCAGAGAGATCCACCGTTTCCTGGTGGGCCGGTTGAGTTGTCACTTCTACAGCATTACCCGGATCACATAGCGCCGTGGACGTGGCATACCCTACTTGGCACCACTGACCCTCGTTATTCTGAGCGAGGTGATTTGAGGCTTGCCACTGCTGGTACGAAACTCAGGCTGATGACGTGTGAGGGGGACAATTACAGGGAGGTCCGCTTGATTGTGGAGAGGAGCGGACTGTATCCACTGGTCAGGTGCAGCTATGTAGAGACGGATCCAGGGCTTATATCGGCCCTTGTGGAGAGGTGGCACGAGGAGACTAGTAGTTTCCACATGCCATTTGGGGAGATGACTGTCACACTTGATGACGTCTCCGCTCTTCTTCACATCCCGGTTGGTGGGAGATTCTACACTCCAGGAGTGGCCTCGAGATATGATGTGGCAGAGACCTGCGCTTTGCTGTTAGGGGGGGATGCAGATTTGTACATGGCTGAGTTTGATAGGCTTAGGGGTCCGACTATGAGGTTCAGCTTCTTGCGAGACCTTTACCCGAAAGCTGTTGCAG AGGGGCGGTACGAGCATGCAGCCAGGATGTACCTGATGCATCTTGTTGGCGCGACATTGTTCGCCGACAAGAGTGGGGGGCACTCATTCTCCGCCCGTTGGATAGGCATGCTACAGGATCTTGAGCGGGTGTCGGAGTTCGCGTGGGGCGCCATGGCCCTTGCCacgttgtacgaccagcttgGACAGTCTTCTCGCAGCAGGGTCAAATAG
- the LOC130744041 gene encoding PKS-NRPS hybrid synthetase cheA-like, translating to MQYLLKKLAEANYVHFERHEEDSGVIMELFWAHPNAIKLFNTFPHVVIMDCTYKTNKFQIPLLEMVGLTSTGLTYSIAFCYMTRERTPDYVWALECMKSLLADPARLPGVIVTDRELALLSAVRNIFPEATHLLCLFHINKNVEAKSKLWVDTTDFKALVMQKWNEVVYAETTTQFEEEWSDMCDMCKDHPRFTSYIYDTWLVHKEKFVKAWTNRVKHFGTTTSNRAESAHASLKKMLRNGKGNLCDSWEAIDRLTIVRHNAIQASFERSINIVEHRFKSPMYKNMRGFVAKHALHLMYDEQNRFWGHGEKCGCVMKVTHGLPCACALQSMASIPYAAVDPFWKILSWEQVPVVESQTSNSGCMPLEIEALWAHFNTLDDAGQSMLRRKLKELYCPQISSLCPPEVKIKHNQSSKERKTKPPRGQSIGSTQRDLSHWEHVD from the exons ATGCAATATTTGCTGAAGAAGTTGGCAGAAGCCAACTATgttcactttgaaagacatgaagAAGATTCGGGTGTCATTATGGAACTTTTCTGGGCTCATCCTAATGCTATTAAactcttcaacacattccctcaCGTGGTaatcatggattgcacatacaagacaaacaaatttcAAATTCCATTGCTTGAAATGGTTGGCCTCACTTCTACTGGTCTGACTTACTCCATTGCATTTTGCTACATGACTCGTGAGCGCACACCTGACTATGTTTGGGCCTTGGAGTGCATGAAATCTCTACTTGCTGACCCTGCCCGATTACCTGGAGTGATTGTGACTGATAGGGAATTGGCTTTACTCAGTGCTGTTCGGAATATTTTTCCTGAGGCTACCCATTTACTATGCCTAttccacataaacaagaatgttGAGGCAAAGTCCAAATTGTGGGTTGACACAACGGATTTTAAAGCCTTAGTGATGCAAAAGTGGAATGAAGTGGTATATGCGGAAACAACTACACAATTTGAGGAGGAATGGAGCGacatgtgtgatatgtgtaaggATCATCCAAGGTTCACATCGTACATTTATGACACTTGGTTGGttcacaaggagaaatttgtGAAGGCATGGACAAACAGAGTGAAGCATTTTGGAacgacaacaagtaacag GGCTGAAAGTGCACATGCAAGCTTGAAGAAGATGCTTAGGAACGGCAAGGGTAACCTGTGCGATTCATGGGAAGCAATTGATAGGTTGACCATTGTACGCCACAATGCAATacaagcatcgtttgagcgcagtattaaCATTGTAGAGCACCGTTTCAAGTCTCCAATGTATAAGAATATGAGAGGATTTGTTGCTAAACATGCACTTCACCTAATGTATGATGAACAAAACAGATTTTGGGGTCATGGTGAGAAATGCGGTTGCGTGATGAAAgtcactcatggactaccttgcgcttGTGCACTTCAGAGTATGGCCTCAATTCCGTATGCAGCAGTTGATCCATTTTGGAAGATACTTTCTTGGGAACAAGTGCCTGTTGTGGAGAGTCAAACCTCAAATAGTGGATGCATGCCGCTAGAGATTGAGGCTTTGTGGGCTCATTTCAATACCTTGGATGATGCGGGCCAAAGTATGCTGAGAAGGAAGCTTAAAGAGCTTTATTGTCCTCAAATCAGTTCATTGTGTCCTCCTGAAGTGAAGATAAAGCACAATCAATCGTCCAAGGAGAGGAAAACCAAACCTCCCAGAGGTCAATCAATAGGATCCACCCAGCGTGACCTTTCACATTGGGAACATGTTGACTAA